The Rhodothermales bacterium genome window below encodes:
- a CDS encoding pyridoxal-phosphate dependent enzyme produces the protein METPAPHRLTHARVSAAERVIDPVFLRTPQYACEALSVELGIEVALKIETLNPIRCFKGRGADYLVAEHASGVPIVTASAGNFGQAMAYACRKRHIDLTVYAATSANPLKLQRMRALGANVVLAGDDFDAAKEAARERATASGERFVEDGKDIETLAGAGTIALEWLRGDQAFDTLAIPLGNGALINGIARVVKASRPAVRIVAVQAAGAPAMVESWRAGRLVTHDRVHTIADGIGVRIPVPEAVEDMRGFIDDAVLVPEEALIDAMRLIHRHVGILAEPSAAAGVAALLTARAAFAGRRVGTVLCGSNMTDEQRVQWLGKG, from the coding sequence ATGGAGACGCCCGCACCACATCGGTTGACGCACGCCCGGGTCAGCGCGGCGGAACGGGTTATCGACCCCGTCTTTCTTCGCACGCCCCAGTATGCCTGCGAAGCGCTCAGCGTGGAACTCGGCATCGAGGTCGCGCTCAAAATCGAGACGCTGAATCCGATTCGCTGCTTCAAAGGCCGGGGAGCGGACTATCTGGTTGCGGAGCATGCGTCCGGCGTGCCGATCGTCACGGCCAGTGCCGGCAATTTCGGGCAGGCCATGGCGTATGCCTGCCGCAAGCGCCACATCGATCTTACGGTGTATGCGGCCACGTCGGCCAACCCCCTGAAACTCCAGCGCATGCGCGCGTTGGGAGCCAACGTGGTCCTCGCCGGCGACGACTTCGACGCCGCGAAGGAAGCCGCGCGGGAACGGGCGACGGCGAGCGGGGAACGGTTTGTGGAGGATGGAAAGGATATCGAAACCCTCGCCGGCGCCGGCACCATCGCGCTGGAGTGGCTGCGCGGCGATCAGGCGTTTGACACGCTGGCGATCCCGCTGGGCAACGGTGCCCTGATCAACGGCATCGCCCGCGTGGTGAAAGCCAGTCGTCCCGCCGTGCGCATCGTCGCCGTTCAGGCGGCGGGGGCGCCGGCCATGGTGGAGTCCTGGCGCGCCGGCCGGCTCGTGACGCACGATCGGGTCCATACGATCGCGGACGGGATCGGCGTCCGCATCCCGGTGCCCGAGGCCGTCGAGGATATGCGAGGCTTCATCGACGACGCCGTACTCGTCCCTGAGGAGGCCCTCATCGATGCGATGCGGCTGATCCACCGGCACGTCGGGATCCTGGCCGAGCCCTCGGCCGCCGCAGGCGTGGCCGCTCTGCTCACCGCCCGGGCCGCGTTCGCGGGCCGGCGGGTCGGCACCGTACTCTGCGGAAGCAATATGACCGACGAACAGCGGGTGCAGTGGCTTGGAAAGGGATGA
- a CDS encoding methyl-accepting chemotaxis protein, whose protein sequence is MSTSFANLPIRRKLVIGFGILAAVAALSNLLAFAVLVRVQDAARTTIRKEVPHQTALLSIQKQATEGHLWFEEIMSGDEGEDVDNVFALWRGAGELSDALITGGEVHGQVYLPVTNDEALESIHEMRAHIQELIEVGHQRYDGYQQGAMVAGSDLDEQFDEVFEEIVRHSDVALEAIRADLVVSAQASEHSYTTGWMSMAAFLLAALAIAWFSSRTISRLIVDPLAHLNAVVSAIRNGDLTRKAVNSAKDEIGFLGEAINHMVDGIRDSRQAIQNEKQASDRERQNSEAERAYLARHFDLMLAQMQRFAQGDLTVHLEAERNDSVGQLFAGFNDAVANIRMKLQKVDRGIDQTVVTVHQIRQATSELAAGVQQQSTQSQEVALAVEEMVQTIIDNSQNASHTAELTERNGEEAREGGAVVQDTVEMIRQLARIVADSVRTVEQLGASSQHIGEIVQTIDEIADQTNMLALNAAIEAARAGEQGRGFAVVADEVRNLAERTTAATNEIARMIRNIQGETTRAVDTMRTGNQEVERGLVLADRAGAALDKIVGGTIRTTEMVTQIAAASEEQSATSEQIASNVDMISRATNDASVGLNNIANSTDDLKQLTDDLRQLIAHFKLDETRRALQVAAEAD, encoded by the coding sequence ATGTCAACCTCGTTCGCTAATCTACCCATTCGCCGCAAGCTCGTTATCGGGTTCGGCATTCTCGCTGCCGTCGCGGCGCTCAGCAACCTGCTGGCGTTTGCCGTGCTGGTGCGCGTGCAGGATGCGGCCCGCACGACGATTCGTAAAGAGGTGCCCCATCAGACGGCCCTCCTCAGCATCCAGAAGCAGGCTACGGAAGGGCACCTCTGGTTCGAGGAAATCATGTCCGGCGACGAGGGCGAGGATGTCGACAACGTCTTCGCGCTCTGGCGCGGGGCCGGCGAACTGAGCGACGCGCTCATCACGGGCGGCGAGGTGCACGGGCAGGTCTACCTGCCGGTCACCAACGACGAGGCCCTCGAATCCATCCACGAGATGCGCGCGCACATCCAGGAGTTGATCGAGGTGGGCCACCAGCGGTACGATGGCTATCAACAGGGCGCCATGGTGGCCGGCAGCGATCTCGACGAGCAGTTCGACGAGGTGTTCGAGGAAATCGTCCGTCACAGCGATGTCGCGCTGGAGGCGATTCGCGCCGACCTCGTCGTGAGCGCACAGGCGAGCGAACACAGTTATACAACCGGCTGGATGAGCATGGCGGCCTTCCTGCTCGCCGCGCTGGCGATCGCCTGGTTCTCCTCGCGCACGATCAGCCGGCTCATCGTCGATCCCCTCGCGCACCTGAACGCGGTCGTTTCCGCCATCCGCAACGGCGACCTCACCCGCAAGGCGGTCAACAGCGCCAAAGATGAGATCGGGTTCCTCGGAGAGGCGATCAACCACATGGTGGACGGCATCCGAGATTCCCGGCAGGCCATCCAGAACGAAAAGCAGGCATCGGACCGCGAACGTCAGAATAGCGAGGCCGAACGCGCCTATCTCGCCCGGCACTTCGACCTGATGCTCGCACAGATGCAGCGCTTCGCCCAGGGCGACCTGACCGTCCATCTGGAGGCCGAACGCAACGACTCGGTCGGCCAGCTGTTCGCCGGCTTCAACGACGCCGTGGCGAACATCCGCATGAAGCTCCAGAAGGTGGATCGCGGCATCGATCAGACGGTCGTCACCGTCCACCAGATCCGGCAGGCGACGAGCGAACTGGCCGCCGGCGTGCAACAGCAATCCACGCAGTCGCAGGAAGTCGCGCTGGCCGTGGAGGAGATGGTTCAAACCATCATCGACAACTCGCAGAATGCCTCGCATACGGCGGAGCTGACCGAGCGCAACGGCGAGGAAGCCCGCGAAGGCGGCGCCGTGGTTCAGGACACCGTGGAGATGATCCGTCAGCTGGCGCGCATCGTGGCCGACTCCGTCCGGACCGTCGAGCAGCTCGGGGCGTCGAGCCAGCACATCGGCGAGATCGTCCAGACGATCGACGAAATCGCGGATCAGACGAACATGCTGGCCCTGAATGCGGCCATCGAGGCCGCGCGTGCCGGCGAACAGGGTCGCGGCTTCGCCGTCGTCGCCGATGAGGTACGCAACCTGGCGGAACGCACGACGGCGGCGACCAACGAAATCGCCCGCATGATCCGAAACATCCAGGGCGAGACCACGCGCGCGGTGGACACGATGCGGACGGGCAACCAGGAGGTGGAACGGGGCCTCGTGCTGGCCGACCGGGCCGGCGCAGCGCTGGACAAGATCGTGGGCGGCACCATCCGTACGACGGAGATGGTCACGCAGATTGCCGCAGCGTCCGAGGAGCAGTCCGCCACGAGCGAACAGATCGCCTCGAACGTCGACATGATCTCACGCGCCACCAACGACGCGTCCGTCGGCCTGAACAACATCGCAAACAGCACCGACGACCTAAAACAGTTGACCGACGACCTGCGCCAGCTCATCGCGCACTTCAAGCTCGACGAAACCAGACGGGCGCTCCAGGTTGCTGCGGAGGCCGACTAA
- a CDS encoding PAS domain-containing protein translates to MLAFPEDHAAALDAHYGRICSELIGLVRSAHIDLEESIKRRETSWDYASEFFAAREQFEALVEDYEAYYAQAVLRAEPTRCASHMVCRLTAEGILPLRVSERVTTLTGYASDGVQADLWSIVHPDHREESRQAFEALAAAMLDGQVDHTAFMLKLRHRAGCTIWSRVSATYLQNVEAHPHVVVLTFKNDSEKQWVTVFLEMLGKAREQLNRSCTARGLLREIDRYLRRFEADETERAGFRKSIPGFLAQASTLLANHVANQFFPRFRR, encoded by the coding sequence ATGCTTGCATTTCCAGAGGATCATGCGGCCGCGCTTGACGCGCACTACGGCCGCATCTGTAGCGAATTGATAGGTCTCGTCCGCAGCGCGCACATCGATCTCGAAGAGTCGATCAAGCGCCGGGAGACCAGCTGGGACTATGCCTCGGAGTTTTTCGCCGCCCGCGAGCAGTTCGAGGCGCTGGTCGAGGACTACGAAGCCTACTATGCTCAGGCTGTCCTGCGCGCGGAGCCGACGCGCTGCGCGTCGCACATGGTCTGCCGGCTGACCGCCGAAGGCATCCTGCCGCTGCGCGTCAGCGAACGCGTGACGACGCTGACGGGGTATGCGTCCGACGGCGTCCAGGCCGATCTGTGGTCCATCGTTCATCCCGATCATCGCGAGGAAAGCCGGCAGGCGTTCGAGGCGCTCGCGGCCGCCATGCTGGATGGGCAGGTGGATCACACGGCCTTCATGCTGAAGCTGCGGCATCGCGCCGGCTGCACCATCTGGTCGCGCGTATCCGCCACCTACCTGCAGAACGTCGAGGCCCACCCGCATGTGGTAGTTCTGACGTTCAAGAACGACTCGGAGAAGCAGTGGGTGACGGTTTTTCTGGAGATGCTCGGCAAAGCGCGGGAGCAACTCAACCGGAGCTGCACGGCGCGGGGCCTGCTACGAGAGATCGATCGGTATCTGCGGCGCTTCGAGGCGGACGAAACCGAGCGCGCCGGCTTCCGCAAAAGCATCCCGGGATTTCTGGCCCAGGCCTCCACGCTCCTGGCCAACCACGTCGCCAACCAGTTCTTCCCCCGTTTTCGGCGCTAG
- a CDS encoding carbohydrate porin: MSTRVGLPTGRHAHLYALLVLALTFSANAYAQTSEAPPSEQSNQDYLTGSWGGLRPNLMSQGVAFDAAYTVDAFANVRGGAQKHGAYLHNVDITLGVDANELMGWQGASFFGYMLGNYGDALSDYVGDLQGVSNIEAPGAWQLYEAWFQQNLFNDAVSVRMGLYDLNSEFASIETAGLYLGSSHGIGPDFSQSGLNGPSIFPATGFATRLLIQPTASLYAQTVLIEAVPGNGLPGTPRVQFTPGEGWLWASEAGIVPANAPGRKLGAGYWRYTKPFETLDGAGSAVGYGIYAIGEQALYDASREGARGASLYGRVGWASPEVHPIAFAWAAGVAVNGPFRSRPDDQFGLAVATAHQGSQMMEAMRLAGDTPESDEITFEITYSTSILPWIAIQPNIQYVHNPGGVATLNDAFVVGTRLGIAF; this comes from the coding sequence ATGTCGACTCGCGTTGGCCTACCCACTGGCCGCCATGCGCACCTGTATGCCCTCCTCGTCCTGGCGCTGACCTTCAGCGCGAACGCCTATGCCCAGACCTCGGAGGCTCCGCCGTCCGAGCAGTCCAACCAGGATTACCTGACCGGCAGCTGGGGAGGGCTGCGCCCCAACCTGATGAGCCAGGGCGTCGCCTTCGACGCGGCTTACACCGTAGACGCTTTCGCCAATGTGCGCGGTGGCGCCCAGAAACACGGCGCCTATCTGCATAACGTCGACATCACGCTCGGCGTCGATGCGAACGAGTTGATGGGATGGCAGGGCGCGTCGTTTTTTGGCTATATGCTCGGAAATTATGGCGATGCGCTGAGCGACTACGTCGGCGACCTGCAGGGCGTGAGCAACATCGAGGCCCCGGGCGCCTGGCAGCTTTACGAAGCCTGGTTCCAGCAGAACCTGTTCAACGACGCCGTCTCGGTTCGGATGGGTCTGTACGACCTGAACAGCGAATTTGCCAGCATCGAAACCGCCGGCCTGTATCTGGGCAGCTCGCACGGGATCGGGCCGGATTTCAGCCAGAGCGGGCTGAACGGTCCCTCCATCTTCCCGGCCACCGGGTTTGCCACCCGGCTGCTGATCCAGCCGACGGCCTCGCTCTATGCGCAGACGGTGCTCATCGAGGCTGTTCCGGGCAACGGGCTGCCGGGCACGCCGCGCGTGCAGTTCACGCCGGGTGAAGGCTGGCTGTGGGCCTCCGAGGCCGGCATCGTGCCGGCCAACGCGCCGGGCCGGAAGCTGGGCGCCGGCTACTGGCGCTACACGAAGCCGTTCGAGACGCTCGACGGCGCCGGATCGGCCGTAGGCTACGGGATCTATGCCATCGGCGAGCAGGCCCTGTACGATGCCTCGCGGGAGGGCGCGCGCGGCGCGTCGCTGTACGGACGTGTCGGCTGGGCCAGCCCGGAAGTACACCCGATTGCATTCGCCTGGGCGGCCGGCGTCGCCGTGAACGGCCCGTTCAGAAGCCGGCCCGACGACCAGTTCGGCCTGGCCGTGGCCACCGCGCACCAGGGCAGCCAGATGATGGAGGCCATGCGCCTCGCCGGCGATACGCCGGAATCGGACGAGATCACATTTGAGATCACGTACAGCACGTCGATACTCCCGTGGATTGCGATTCAACCCAATATCCAGTACGTCCACAATCCTGGCGGCGTCGCCACACTCAACGACGCATTCGTGGTCGGCACGCGGCTCGGCATCGCATTCTGA
- a CDS encoding VOC family protein: MPVQVGRLTVLVHDYNDALAFYVDKLGLEVIADQEVPPFRFLHVGARDAGLGLWLWMADDENRYLVGRQALGHPLLVFYTDDCRSDYEKLSERGVVFKREPAESGDHIVAHFLDLYGNEMVLVQAKGRSASGDKAVPGV, encoded by the coding sequence ATGCCAGTCCAGGTAGGCCGCCTCACGGTGTTGGTGCACGATTACAACGACGCGCTGGCGTTTTATGTCGACAAGCTCGGGCTCGAGGTCATCGCCGACCAGGAGGTGCCGCCTTTCCGGTTTCTCCATGTCGGCGCGCGCGACGCCGGCCTCGGGTTATGGCTTTGGATGGCAGACGATGAAAACCGCTACCTCGTAGGCCGGCAGGCGCTGGGGCACCCGCTGCTCGTTTTTTATACCGACGACTGCCGCTCCGATTACGAGAAGCTCTCCGAGCGCGGCGTCGTTTTCAAGCGCGAGCCGGCGGAATCGGGCGATCACATCGTGGCGCATTTCCTGGACCTGTACGGCAACGAGATGGTGCTCGTCCAGGCCAAAGGCCGCAGCGCGTCGGGCGACAAAGCCGTGCCGGGCGTTTAG
- a CDS encoding aldo/keto reductase, which translates to MVYNRCGRSGLRLPALSLGLWQNFGWHDAYDTSRSIVLRAFDLGISCFDLANNYGPPSGAAESTFGHILATDLAAHRDEIVVATKAGFPMWDGPYGGCGSKKHLVASLDQSLRRLGVDYVDIFYHHRPDPETPLEETVRALDQIVRSGKALYVGLSNYAPEYTKKAVAMMRSLGTPCIVHQPAYNMFNRSIEAGLLPLLGQAKMGCVVYSPLAQGMLTNKYLEGIPDDSRAGKAHGLLQPEQVNERRMTQVRQLNELAKARGQSLAQMALAWILRRPEITSAILGASRVSQLEDAIDALRSVLFDEEELHRIEDILAG; encoded by the coding sequence ATGGTGTACAATCGATGCGGCCGCAGCGGCCTCAGGCTGCCGGCTCTGTCGCTTGGGCTCTGGCAAAACTTCGGGTGGCACGACGCCTACGATACCAGCCGCTCCATCGTGCTGCGCGCCTTCGATCTGGGGATATCCTGTTTCGATCTGGCCAATAATTACGGGCCGCCGTCCGGCGCAGCGGAGTCCACCTTCGGACATATCCTGGCGACAGACCTGGCGGCACATCGGGACGAGATCGTCGTCGCCACAAAAGCCGGCTTTCCGATGTGGGATGGACCTTATGGGGGTTGCGGATCCAAAAAACACCTCGTCGCCAGCCTGGATCAGAGCCTGAGACGGTTGGGCGTGGACTATGTGGATATCTTCTATCACCACCGTCCGGATCCGGAGACCCCCCTCGAAGAGACGGTACGAGCGCTGGACCAGATCGTACGAAGCGGCAAGGCCCTGTATGTCGGCCTCTCGAACTACGCACCGGAATACACCAAAAAGGCGGTAGCCATGATGCGGTCGCTGGGAACGCCCTGCATCGTGCATCAGCCGGCCTACAATATGTTCAATCGCTCGATCGAAGCCGGCCTGTTGCCCCTGCTCGGTCAGGCGAAGATGGGCTGCGTGGTGTATTCGCCGCTCGCGCAGGGGATGCTCACCAACAAATATCTCGAAGGCATTCCCGACGACTCGCGGGCCGGCAAGGCGCATGGGCTCTTGCAGCCCGAGCAAGTCAACGAACGCCGCATGACGCAAGTCCGCCAGCTGAATGAACTGGCCAAAGCCCGCGGGCAGTCGCTTGCGCAGATGGCGCTGGCATGGATACTGCGCCGGCCGGAGATCACGTCGGCCATCCTGGGGGCGAGCCGCGTGTCGCAGCTCGAAGACGCCATCGACGCGCTGCGCTCCGTGCTCTTCGACGAGGAAGAGCTGCACCGAATCGAAGATATCCTGGCCGGCTGA
- a CDS encoding DinB family protein, which translates to MTAPERLADQIRRAVHGPAWHGPSVREALEGITVAQAARRHDGAHTIWEIVLHIDVWQRVALRRLRGDAFEPTAEEDWPMPPRLDEPGWTDTLAGLDAGTDALTTAIAHLPASRLEEPVPGKPYALGMMLMGVPQHAAYHAGQIVVLRKRHTAA; encoded by the coding sequence GTGACTGCGCCCGAACGGCTGGCGGACCAGATACGGCGCGCGGTCCACGGACCGGCCTGGCACGGACCTTCCGTCCGCGAGGCGCTCGAGGGAATCACCGTAGCGCAGGCGGCTCGCCGGCACGACGGCGCGCACACGATCTGGGAGATCGTGCTGCACATCGACGTCTGGCAGCGGGTGGCACTGCGCCGGCTACGCGGAGACGCCTTCGAGCCGACCGCCGAGGAAGACTGGCCGATGCCTCCGCGCCTGGACGAACCGGGCTGGACGGACACCCTGGCCGGGCTCGACGCCGGCACCGATGCCCTGACAACGGCCATCGCGCACCTCCCGGCATCCCGGCTCGAGGAACCGGTGCCCGGAAAGCCGTATGCCCTGGGGATGATGCTGATGGGCGTGCCTCAGCACGCCGCCTATCATGCCGGCCAGATCGTAGTGCTGCGGAAGCGTCATACCGCAGCCTGA
- a CDS encoding carboxylesterase family protein, producing MICSMRLRPLAIALLISLVAAGCGTPGLDKPFAIETGTISGTAGMDASVHVFKGIPYAAPPVGALRWRAPEPAAAWEGVRNADTFGASCIQNLQGSREPWTEEFMVQGEISEDCLYLNVWTAAASSEERRPVLVYIHGGGFSEGSGDILIYDGESLAKKGLVVVTINYRMGILGFMAHPELSAEAGGASGNYGLMDQVAALAWVQRNIDRFGGDPSRVAVAGQSAGAFSVHYLTGSPMARGLFQRAILQSGPGTIAGVGRLSTPMLDDGEAMGAAFAEAVGAPSVAALRAMSWQDLTAPRAGMPPARFWPIIDGKFLEEDVEDAFAAGRQNDVPTLSGFNADEGSAFMAAIYHGITPDAFATMAINRYGDMAKDYLAAYPGATEEEATASLQASAREGGMASLLHWSALRQKTARTPTYLYYFERAIPWPEHPEFGAFHTGEVPYVFNNLALLNRPWEDVDRRLADQVSSYWAQFAAAGDPNAAGLPAWPAFAPGEAVIQNLGATVAPRPLPAPERLSFFMSYLDNP from the coding sequence ATGATCTGCTCCATGCGTTTGCGCCCGCTGGCGATTGCCCTGTTGATCTCCCTCGTGGCCGCCGGCTGCGGCACGCCCGGCCTCGACAAACCCTTCGCGATCGAGACGGGAACGATCAGCGGCACGGCCGGCATGGACGCGTCCGTCCATGTATTCAAGGGCATCCCGTACGCCGCGCCCCCTGTCGGGGCGTTGCGGTGGCGCGCGCCGGAGCCGGCGGCCGCCTGGGAGGGCGTCCGGAACGCGGACACCTTCGGGGCGAGCTGCATCCAGAATCTGCAGGGATCCCGCGAGCCGTGGACGGAAGAGTTTATGGTTCAGGGCGAGATCAGTGAGGACTGCCTCTATCTGAACGTATGGACCGCGGCGGCGTCGTCGGAAGAGCGCCGCCCGGTGCTCGTGTACATCCATGGCGGCGGGTTTTCGGAGGGTTCGGGCGATATCCTGATTTACGACGGCGAGTCGCTCGCGAAAAAGGGGCTGGTGGTCGTTACGATCAACTACCGCATGGGCATCCTCGGCTTCATGGCGCATCCCGAACTCTCGGCGGAGGCCGGCGGCGCCTCCGGCAACTACGGGTTGATGGACCAGGTCGCGGCGCTCGCGTGGGTGCAGCGGAATATCGACCGCTTCGGCGGCGACCCGTCGCGGGTGGCGGTCGCGGGCCAGTCGGCCGGCGCGTTTTCCGTGCATTACCTCACGGGATCGCCCATGGCGCGGGGGCTGTTTCAGCGCGCGATCCTGCAGAGCGGGCCGGGCACCATCGCCGGCGTCGGTAGGCTGAGCACCCCCATGCTGGACGATGGGGAAGCCATGGGCGCCGCGTTCGCCGAGGCCGTCGGCGCTCCGTCGGTCGCGGCGCTGCGCGCGATGAGCTGGCAGGATCTGACGGCGCCGCGCGCCGGCATGCCGCCCGCCCGGTTCTGGCCGATCATCGACGGCAAGTTCCTGGAGGAAGACGTGGAGGACGCGTTCGCCGCCGGCCGGCAAAACGACGTGCCGACCCTCTCCGGGTTCAACGCCGACGAAGGCAGCGCCTTCATGGCCGCCATCTATCATGGCATCACCCCGGACGCCTTCGCGACGATGGCCATCAACCGGTACGGCGACATGGCGAAGGATTATCTGGCCGCGTACCCCGGCGCCACGGAAGAAGAAGCCACCGCCTCGCTGCAGGCATCGGCCCGGGAAGGCGGGATGGCCTCGCTGTTGCACTGGTCCGCCCTGCGGCAGAAAACAGCCCGGACGCCGACGTATCTCTACTACTTCGAGCGCGCGATCCCCTGGCCCGAGCATCCCGAATTCGGCGCGTTCCACACGGGCGAAGTCCCGTATGTCTTCAATAACCTCGCGCTCCTGAACCGGCCCTGGGAAGACGTGGATCGCCGGCTTGCGGATCAGGTCTCGTCGTACTGGGCCCAGTTCGCCGCGGCGGGAGATCCCAACGCCGCCGGCCTGCCGGCGTGGCCGGCCTTCGCGCCGGGCGAGGCCGTGATCCAGAATCTCGGCGCCACCGTGGCGCCCCGGCCCCTGCCGGCGCCCGAACGGTTGTCGTTCTTCATGTCGTATCTGGACAACCCGTGA
- a CDS encoding TonB-dependent receptor: protein MKRLPKPASPVSCCLFYFAVCVVLAAWTPAPAAAQQALIRGFVIDAATEQSLQGATVVLRNTDGAFYGAATDGDGYYILNRVPAGTYTFQVSFIGYLMQEEAITLAAGESVQRNIQLVAREEELNEVVVEAETEAGVSAVNAGLESIVPAQIERVPMPGVTGDLASYLQTLPGVTVQGDQGGQFFVRGGALDQNLAYLDGMPVYMPFHVLSFYSAFPEEIINNADVYTGGFGARHGTRISSIMDVRARNGNKQNLAGAVSVAPFLSTVRVEGPLVKDRVSFIGSVRQSLIEQIMPNVLGTALPYHFGDQFAKVHAFINPNHSFSLSALNTFDRGELGATKKTSLGEADSNIPNDSSEVAWHNTAFGGRYTYLSDTLPILAELSGSYSDMSNEIGPRDERDRTAGIESIEGRLDLTYFLRRGEIHAGGNYRASTLSYRLGGQFQDTPDIAENALNELVGYVEYEIPLAGDRVQLTPGVQYYGLPDRSQQWIDPRLRMSIQPGDPAHGLQLNAAWGIYHQAIVGLNDERDIGNLFTAWLPVPEEGNIPSSMHGILGAKYRVQTGFSVAAEAFYKDFNHLNVPIFSVLPTFTTRLQEADGQAYGIDARVDLKDMPFWAGSLFDGYVSYAYSRVEYETPTVTYTPGHDRRHQINALLHAQKGELGVTVQMAYGTGFPFTQSSGFDVWLILTPDVDVTDEPGLERIAYAEPFKGRQPAYQRVDVWLERRIERRRTVATLRAGVVNLLNRSNLFYFDLFTFKRVDQLPLIPSIGFKLELR, encoded by the coding sequence ATGAAGAGACTTCCCAAGCCGGCATCACCTGTTTCCTGTTGCCTGTTCTATTTTGCTGTTTGCGTCGTGCTGGCGGCATGGACGCCGGCCCCGGCCGCCGCGCAGCAGGCGCTCATCCGGGGGTTCGTGATCGACGCGGCGACGGAGCAGAGCCTCCAGGGCGCGACGGTCGTTCTTCGCAACACGGACGGCGCGTTTTACGGCGCGGCGACGGACGGCGACGGGTACTACATCCTCAACCGCGTTCCCGCCGGCACCTACACGTTCCAGGTGTCCTTCATCGGATACCTGATGCAGGAGGAGGCGATCACGCTCGCCGCCGGCGAGTCGGTGCAGCGCAACATCCAGCTCGTGGCGCGCGAGGAAGAGCTGAACGAAGTGGTGGTCGAGGCCGAGACCGAGGCGGGCGTGAGCGCGGTGAATGCCGGCCTCGAATCCATCGTCCCCGCGCAGATCGAGCGCGTGCCGATGCCGGGCGTCACGGGCGACCTCGCGAGTTATCTGCAGACCCTGCCGGGCGTCACGGTCCAGGGCGACCAGGGCGGGCAGTTTTTCGTCCGGGGCGGCGCGCTCGACCAGAACCTCGCGTATCTCGACGGGATGCCCGTGTATATGCCGTTCCACGTCCTGAGCTTTTATTCGGCCTTTCCGGAGGAGATCATCAACAACGCCGACGTCTACACCGGCGGCTTCGGCGCGCGGCACGGCACGCGGATCTCCTCGATCATGGATGTCCGGGCCCGCAACGGCAACAAGCAGAACCTCGCCGGCGCCGTCTCCGTCGCCCCGTTCCTGAGCACGGTCCGCGTGGAAGGCCCCCTCGTCAAGGATCGGGTGTCTTTCATCGGCTCCGTCCGGCAGTCGCTGATCGAGCAGATCATGCCCAACGTGCTCGGCACCGCCCTGCCCTATCATTTCGGCGACCAGTTTGCCAAGGTGCACGCCTTCATCAACCCGAATCATAGCTTCTCGCTGTCGGCGCTCAACACGTTCGACCGGGGCGAGCTGGGGGCCACCAAAAAAACCTCGCTGGGCGAAGCGGACAGCAACATCCCGAACGACAGTTCGGAAGTGGCCTGGCACAACACCGCATTCGGCGGCCGGTACACGTACCTGTCGGATACCCTCCCGATCCTGGCCGAGTTGTCCGGCAGCTATTCCGACATGTCCAACGAAATCGGGCCGCGGGATGAACGCGACCGGACGGCCGGCATCGAAAGCATCGAGGGCCGGCTGGATCTTACGTACTTCCTCCGCCGCGGCGAAATCCATGCAGGCGGCAACTACCGCGCCTCCACCCTTTCCTATCGCCTGGGCGGCCAGTTCCAGGACACGCCCGACATCGCCGAGAACGCGCTAAACGAACTCGTCGGATACGTCGAATACGAGATCCCGCTGGCCGGCGATCGCGTGCAGCTGACGCCCGGCGTGCAGTATTACGGGCTCCCCGACCGGTCGCAGCAGTGGATCGACCCGCGTCTCCGGATGAGCATCCAACCCGGCGACCCCGCGCACGGCCTCCAGCTCAATGCGGCGTGGGGCATCTACCATCAGGCCATCGTGGGGCTGAACGACGAGCGCGACATCGGCAACCTGTTCACGGCGTGGCTGCCGGTGCCCGAGGAGGGCAACATCCCCTCCAGCATGCACGGCATCCTGGGCGCCAAATACCGGGTACAGACCGGCTTCAGCGTGGCCGCGGAGGCCTTTTACAAGGATTTCAACCACCTGAACGTCCCCATCTTCAGCGTCCTCCCCACCTTCACCACCCGGCTCCAGGAGGCGGACGGCCAGGCCTACGGCATCGATGCCCGCGTCGATCTCAAGGACATGCCCTTCTGGGCGGGCTCGCTATTCGACGGCTACGTGAGTTATGCCTACTCCCGCGTCGAATACGAAACGCCGACCGTGACATACACGCCCGGACACGACCGCCGGCACCAGATCAACGCCCTCCTCCATGCTCAGAAGGGCGAGCTGGGCGTGACGGTGCAGATGGCCTACGGCACCGGCTTCCCCTTCACCCAGTCGAGCGGGTTCGATGTGTGGCTGATCCTGACGCCCGATGTCGACGTGACCGACGAGCCCGGGCTGGAGCGCATCGCCTACGCCGAGCCGTTCAAAGGCCGGCAGCCCGCCTATCAGCGCGTCGACGTCTGGCTGGAACGGCGGATCGAGCGGCGCCGCACGGTGGCGACGCTGCGCGCCGGCGTGGTGAACTTGCTCAACCGATCCAACCTGTTCTATTTCGACCTTTTCACGTTCAAGCGCGTCGATCAGCTGCCGCTCATCCCGTCCATCGGTTTCAAGCTGGAGCTGCGTTGA